Proteins encoded within one genomic window of Humulus lupulus chromosome 1, drHumLupu1.1, whole genome shotgun sequence:
- the LOC133811144 gene encoding probable disease resistance protein At5g66900 → MADLFQGAALGPPFQILFDCLIKIPIQKARIFKGTLIKIKETVEAMSPYIKQIEESNMALDRQSSEMKGFVLKMIQGKELVEKCSKYSKCRYIHKWPGYTTKLRDLDESLDRLLRILPLLIARTTNETQILVREIHERTGQGNHGLVSRQIEVKGCCHAPEPPDFTVGLSDSLEDLKMNLLRVDMVTEPVLVTAPPGCGKTTLIKKLCNDDQITEKFKSNILFVTVGKNPNLGLIAQELYQHKGYSVSTFKDNKDSEFKLEQFLREIGKEPVLLVLDDVWSGSESLVDKFVFQIPDYKILVTSRYPFPRFEHQYEMKPLSDEDAKAIFRHYASLEDGNAAIPNDLVKKAVDHCKRVPIALKLIGSSLRGQHPRIWRRQLEKWSTDGSSILSSESELLSCLQTILDVLDEKHAILKECFMDIGLFPELRRIPATALIDIFAELHGVKEDDAIANLYELRDRNLANVVVTRKDADEVDDYYSEHFVTQHGMLRELAIHQSKQDLQEKRKRLIVEIAGNNLPQWWNEQIEQPFNAHLVAFSTDESFTSNWCDIKLPEARVLVLSFQTKTHALPEFVKNMSKLKVLIITNYSFLQAELTNFELLDTLTNLTRIRLERLSIPSLKETHVVLKKLQKLSVFMCEFGQAFTSIKISEVFPNLEELNIDYGNDLVELPAGVCDLIKLKKLSITHCHDLSSLPEEMGNLVNLQVLRLRSCIDLVKLPDSICSLPKLTFLDLSDCISIRNLPENIGQLRSLTNLNMKNCWRLVELPPSVLDFKQLKDVVCDEVLKQVWEFYLPADANIELRLAKDEVNLHWLDS, encoded by the exons ATGGCGGATTTGTTTCAAGGAGCAGCTTTAGGACCACCCTTTCAAATACTGTTCGATTGTTTGATTAAAATCCCAATACAGAAGGCTCGAATCTTCAAAGGCACGCTCATCAAGATCAAAGAAACAGTCGAAGCTATGAGCCCTTATATTAAGCAGATAGAGGAGTCGAACATGGCACTAGACAGGCAATCATCTGAGATGAAAGGCTTTGTACTTAAAATGATACAAGGGAAGGAGCTAGTTGAGAAGTGCTCCAAGTATAGTAAGTGCCGGTACATTCACAAATGGCCCGGCTACACCACCAAGCTTCGGGATTTGGATGAGTCCCTTGACCGTTTGCTCAGGATTTTACCTCTTCTTATAGCCAGAACTACGAATGAGACTCAGATTTTGGTGAGGGAAATCCACGAAAGAACAGGCCAAGGGAATCATGGCCTTGTTTCTCGACAGATTGAGGTAAAGGGCTGCTGTCATGCGCCTGAACCACCAGATTTTACTGTTGGATTGAGTGACTCTCTTGAGGACTTAAAGATGAATCTTCTAAGAGTGGATATGGTGACAGAACCAGTTTTAGTTACTGCTCCACCAGGATGTGGGAAGACCACTTTGATTAAAAAGCTATGCAATGATGATCAGATCACAG AGAAATTCAAGAGCAACATATTATTTGTAACAGTTGGAAAGAATCCCAACTTGGGTCTTATTGCTCAAGAACTTTATCAACACAAAGGCTATTCTGTATCTACTTTCAAAGACAACAAAGATTCAGAATTCAAATTGGAACAGTTTTTGAGAGAAATTGGAAAAGAGCCTGTACTGCTGGTTCTTGATGATGTTTGGTCTGGATCAGAGTCCCTTGTTGACAAGTTTGTTTTCCAAATACCTGATTACAAGATTTTGGTGACATCCCGGTATCCATTTCCAAGATTTGAGCATCAATATGAAATGAAACCATTGAGTGATGAAGATGCAAAGGCTATTTTCCGGCATTATGCCTCACTTGAAGATGGAAATGCAGCCATTCCAAATGATCTAGTAAAAAAG GCAGTGGATCACTGTAAGAGAGTTCCCATTGCACTTAAACTGATTGGCTCATCACTAAGGGGGCAGCATCCCAGAATTTGGCGAAGACAACTGGAGAAATGGTCCACAGATGGTTCATCTATTCTCAGTTCTGAGAGTGAACTTCTTTCTTGCTTGCAAACCATCTTAGATGTCTTGGATGAAAAGCATGCTATTCTCAAGGAATGTTTCATGGATATTGGTTTGTTTCCTGAACTCAGAAGAATCCCTGCAACTGCCCTCATTGATATATTTGCAGAACTGCATGGAGTAAAAGAAGATGATGCCATTGCTAACCTTTATGAGCTCCGTGATCGAAATCTTGCAAATGTTGTAGTCACAAG AAAAGATGCAGATGAAGTGGATGACTACTACAGTGAACACTTTGTTACTCAGCATGGTATGCTTAGAGAGCTTGCTATACACCAAAGCAAGCAGGATCTACAAGAAAAGAGGAAAAGATTGATTGTAGAAATAGCTGGAAACAATCTTCCGCAGTGGTGGAATGAACAAATTGAGCAGCCTTTCAATGCCCACTTAGTAGCTTTTTCAACag ATGAATCATTTACATCAAATTGGTGCGACATCAAACTACCTGAAGCAAGAGTTCTAGTTCTGAGTTTTCAAACCAAGACTCATGCCTTACCAGAGTTTGTGAAAAACATGAGCAAACTAAAGGTTCTAATAATCACAAACTACAGTTTCTTACAAGCTGAATTAACCAACTTTGAGCTGCTTGATACCTTGACCAATCTGACTAGAATCAGACTAGAGCGCCTATCGATTCCCTCCCTGAAAGAAACTCACGTTGTACTGAAGAAACTGCAGAAGTTATCCGTGTTCATGTGTGAATTTGGCCAAGCCTTCACTTCTATCAAGATATCAGAAGTGTTTCCAAATCTAGAAGAACTAAACATTGACTATGGCAATGATTTGGTGGAACTGCCTGCAGGGGTTTGTGATCTAATCAAGCTGAAGAAGCTGAGCATAACACATTGCCATGATCTGTCTTCACTGCCTGAAGAAATGGGGAACTTGGTCAATCTACAAGTGTTGAGGCTAAGATCTTGTATTGATTTGGTAAAGTTACCAGACTCCATTTGCAGCCTACCCAAGCTAACATTTCTTGACTTATCAGACTGCATCAGCATTCGGAACTTGCCTGAAAACATCGGTCAGCTGCGTAGTTTAACAAATCTAAACATGAAGAACTGTTGGAGATTGGTAGAGTTGCCTCCATCAGTTCTGGACTTTAAACAGCTAAAAGATGTGGTGTGTGATGAGGTGCTAAAACAAGTATGGGAATTTTATTTGCCTGCTGATGCCAATATTGAGCTAAGGTTGGCCAAGGATGAGGTTAACTTACACTGGCTTGACTCTTGA